A single window of Bombyx mori chromosome 9, ASM3026992v2 DNA harbors:
- the LOC119628931 gene encoding uncharacterized protein LOC119628931 has protein sequence MATPKQMERRNKSKRLMSLPEGDRRGTSGADAGCDSIRTVSGFSLNRRARAGEPERTTADHNRDTDVTLQSGELPTSSAGPLVETMTSSVDTNDSRRKWSTEEIHELMFCYYKAKAEGVGFMKRLEMYFKERNPNNPKIHKFTGNTLSNQARSIINRKWVSTQLLQEIKMRAEQSNRETNSNLPDNNTILVIPSPLVNNTQPTLTTVLEHTPTDNVNVSPYTQANQLLDDEITDIRTDQYTLDKIGTFNIDMHTQQTQSLDEPEAIILQFLQVLSETKETCITDRPCLPKPKFNKTFIANLGKINTYIPNLLDTHNTLRELNNIIYAAAKTLIIANGQKPFTPRTTIKPRSDPPWKRRIKNKLEDIRKELGRLVEIKKGVNSRRLIKIKDKLYEKHKIFSDMDHDKTVEVLSQRVKALAGRIKRYEDINKRKEQNKQFRENQHAFYRSLSANKKSPTEIPTKENIQQFWSSILSQPIPYNKQAEWIADIQNETDDIHKHNFQEITVERVKTAIRKTHNWKTPGLDKIQNYYLKYLTNIHPHITHLYNKLLDGRETLEEWFTTGQVILIPKNDNTQNPQNWRPIACLPTMYKLLTSIIANELYEHCETNDILAPEQRGCRRRARGCKDHLMINKAILEDAHQCQKNLSMGWVDYRKAFDSISHDWLLKVLELYKCSPTIIDFLKKVMPSWKVIMAARGVNSSVTTDLIAVRRGIFQGDSLSPLLFCLGINPLSFLLNKYIQKGYKLKNNTAINHLLYMDDLKLYANNKNSLKVLLDSTEIFTRDIGMEFGLNKCNVLHLTSGRRAEHQSEGHILLSGLNFEHLKEDENYKYLGIDEAGKIDHKRIQDQVKREYFKRVKCITNTQLSARNLITAINTYATPVLLYTFGIINYKNSDLNKIDIKTRKILTLNKAQQQKADIERLYLPIEEGGRGLINIEMLHKTQIIKFRQYLNNEQDQIIKAIVKHDKHRDKHSIHKDGKNNAVRIELTENRNYTDTEIKKAVIKTGISKWKEKPLHGQFRRSVIEKGNIDREYSFRWLKKQIVSPTLESSVFAIQDQAVITRQIERDILKKSVDGKCRLCLAKDESIEHIISGCEKLAGTYYVNRHNNIVKYIWWAIGRKHNFELDSLWWKVNLTQPQIKENSSAKLMWEIPVQTDVTIKHNRPDIIYIDKTENKTYLIDVTVPSDYNIGPKELEKLMSGIPKCFAQSGLSDMPG, from the exons ATGGCAACCCCCAAACAAATGGAGAGAAGAAATAAAAGTAAACGTTTAATGTCGCTACCCGAGGGTGATCGTCGGGGCACGTCTGGAGCTGACGCTGGATGTGACAGTATACGGACCGTCAGTGGCTTCTCGTTGAACAGGCGGGCGAGAGCCGGGGAACCCGAAAGGACCACAGCCGACCATAACCGAGACACCGATGTAACTTTGCAGAGCGGGGAACTTCCCACTAGCTCTGCCGGTCCATTGGTAGAGACCATGACAAGTTCAGTAGACACTAATGATTCGAGAAGGAAGTGGTCAACAGAAGAGATACACGAATTAATGTTTTGTTACTACAAGGCTAAGGCAGAAGGAGTAGGTTTTATGAAGCGTttagaaatgtattttaaagaaAGAAATCCAAATAATCCTAAGATACATAAATTCACAGGCAACACACTATCCAACCAAGCCCGAAGCATAATCAACCGAAAATGGGTTTCAACACAGCTATTACAAGAAATTAAAATGAGAGCAGAACAATCTAATagggaaacaaacagtaattTACCTGACAACAATACAATTTTAGTTATACCATCACCTTTAGTGAACAATACACAACCTACACTGACGACTGTACTGGAACATACACCCACAGACAACGTCAATGTTTCACCTTACACACAGGCTAACCAACTACTAGACGATGAGATTACAGATATACGTACAGATCAGTACACTTTAGATAAAATAGGGACTTTTAATATAGATATGCATACACAGCAAACACAAAGCTTAGATGAGCCCGAGGcaattattttacagtttttacaAGTACTATCAGAAACAAAGGAGACATGTATAACAGACCGACCTTGTCTACCAAaaccaaaatttaataaaactttcatCGCCAATTTAGGTAAAATTAACACATACATTCCTAATTTATTAGATACACATAACACCTTACGAGAactaaataacataatttatgcAGCGGCAAAGACACTCATTATTGCCAATGGGCAAAAGCCATTCACACCTCGCACTACAATAAAACCCAGAAGTGATCCCCCTTGGAAAAGAAGAATAAAGAATAAACTTGAGGACATTAGAAAAGAACTAGGTAGATTGGTGGAAATTAAGAAAGGAGTCAATAGCAGAAGActgataaaaattaaagataaacttTATGAAAAGCACAAGATATTCAGTGATATGGACCATGACAAGACAGTTGAAGTTTTAAGCCAGAGAGTCAAAGCGTTGGCAGGTAGGATAAAGAGGTATGAAGATATTAATAAGAGAAAggaacaaaacaaacaatttcgCGAAAACCAACATGCATTTTACAGATCACTTAgtgcaaataaaaaaagtccgACAGAAATTCCAACAAAAGAAAACATACAACAATTTTGGAGTTCCATCTTATCACAACCTATACCATACAATAAACAGGCAGAATGGATAGCAGACATACAGAATGAAACAGATGATATACATAAGCATAACTTTCAAGAGATAACTGTAGAAAGAGTAAAAACCGCAATAAGAAAAACACATAATTGGAAAACGCCTGGACTCGATAAAATACAGAACTATTACTTAAAATACCTCACTAACATACACCCACACATTACTCACTTATACAACAAACTATTAGATGGAAGAGAGACGCTGGAAGAATGGTTCACCACTGGACAAGTTATTTTAATTCCAAAGAATGATAACACACAAAATCCACAGAACTGGAGACCAATAGCCTGCCTGCCAACCATGTATAAACTCCTCACCTCTATAATTGCAAACGAACTATACGAACACTGCGAAACTAATGATATATTAGCTCCAGAACAAAGAGGATGTAGGCGTCGCGCTCGGGGCTGTAAGGATCATCTCATGATTAATAAAGCAATCCTGGAAGACGCCCATCAGTGTCAGAAAAATCTTAGTATGGGCTGGGTTGATTATCGAAAGGCCTTTGATAGTATTTCCCATGACTGGCTACTTAAAGTTCTTGAATTGTATAAATGCTCACCTACTATCATTGACTTTCTAAAAAAGGTTATGCCCTCATGGAAGGTGATCATGGCGGCCCGTGGCGTGAATTCCTCTGTGACAACAGACCTAATAGCTGTCCGCCGTGGTATCTTCCAAGGCGATTCGCTGTCACCACTACTGTTTTGCTTAGGTATAAATCCCTTATCATTCCTTctgaataaatacatacaaaaagggtacaaacttaaaaacaaTACAGCTATTAACCATTTATTATACATGGATGATTTAAAGTTATATGCCAACAATAAGAACAGCCTCAAAGTTTTACTTGATAGCACAGAGATTTTTACTAGAGACATAGGAATGGAATTTGGCTTAAATAAATGCAATGTGCTTCATTTAACATCTGGAAGGAGAGCTGAGCACCAGAGCGAAGGTCACATACTGTTGAGTGGCTTAAACTTCGAACATTTGAAGGAAgacgaaaattataaatacttagGTATAGATGAAGCAGGCAAAATAGATCATAAAAGAATTCAGGATCAGGTGAAAAGAGAGTACTTCAAAAGAGTAAAATGCATCACTAACACACAACTTAGCGCGAGAAACCTCATAACGGCCATCAACACTTATGCCACACCAGTTCTTTTATACACGTTTGGAataataaactacaaaaatagtGACTTAAACAAAATAGATATAAAGACAAGGAAGATACTCACTTTGAATAAAGCCCAACAACAAAAAGCGGATATCGAAAGACTCTATTTACCCATAGAAGAAGGAGGCAGAGGActtataaatatagaaatgttACACAAAACTCAGATTATTAAATTTAGGcaatatttaaacaatgaaCAGGACCAAATCATAAAAGCAATAGTTAAACACGATAAACATAGAGATAAACATTCAATACACAAAGATGGTAAAAATAATGCAGTAAGAATAGAATTAACAGAAAACAGAAACTACACCGATACTGAAATTAAGAAAGCAGTAATAAAGACTGGCATCAGTAAATGGAAAGAGAAACCGCTACATGGACAATTCCGTAGGTCCGTTATAGAGAAGGGTAATATAGATCGAGAGTATTCGTTCCGCTGGCTTAAGAAACAAATCGTGTCCCCCACGTTAGAATCTTCAGTATTCGCTATACAAGATCAGGCAGTAATTACGAGACAAATAGAAAGAGATATTCTAAAGAAATCTGTCGATGGTAAATGTCGCCTATGCCTAGCAAAAGACGAGTCCATAGAGCATATAATCTCGGGATGTGAAAAACTGGCCGGCACTTACTATGTGAACAGACATAACAacatagtaaaatatatttggtgGGCAATAGGAAGAAAACACAATTTTGAATTAGACTCGCTATGGTGGAAGGTGAATTTGACTCAACCTCAGATAAAAGAAAACAGCTCCGCGAAGCTAATGTGGGAGATACCAGTGCAGACGGACGTTACAATAAAGCACAATAGACCAGATATAATATACATAGACAAgacagaaaataaaacctacTTAATAGATGTAACTGTACCATCTGACTACAATATAGGACCAAAAGAACTGGAAAAACTTA TGTCGGGAATACCTAAATGCTTTGCACAAAGCGGATTGTCGGACATGCCTGGTTGA